Proteins encoded in a region of the Planococcus shixiaomingii genome:
- a CDS encoding STAS domain-containing protein, whose amino-acid sequence MAEVLQNSEEIKAFFEKYQEAFDEQLLNEAVNVRNRIDEILAIGNIDLVANAHRLVFYIIDGNEEELQLFAKQEGIAWATYSMELSFKLEWVQAIRRTLWTFMQQYNDAKENKVAFDFFRMEKDINSRVDTFLNTFFINYSTYKDSLLLAHREMVESLSVPIIPINTTVSILPLIGSVDAFRTSVLEEKVLMEIGRSRIQTLIMDFSGIANMEAEEIHHIMKIIDGTAMMGCTTIITGLRAEVVRKMIHLGLSFDQKTKTLGTLQQALKEYLVL is encoded by the coding sequence ATGGCAGAGGTCTTGCAGAATTCTGAGGAAATAAAAGCTTTTTTTGAAAAATATCAAGAAGCATTCGATGAACAGCTATTGAATGAAGCAGTTAACGTAAGAAATCGAATCGATGAAATTCTTGCTATAGGCAATATTGACTTAGTAGCCAATGCACATAGATTGGTTTTTTACATTATCGACGGCAATGAAGAAGAGCTTCAATTGTTTGCGAAACAAGAAGGTATCGCTTGGGCGACATATTCCATGGAATTGTCATTTAAACTGGAATGGGTTCAAGCTATTCGCCGTACGCTTTGGACATTTATGCAACAATACAATGATGCCAAAGAAAACAAAGTAGCGTTTGACTTCTTCCGCATGGAGAAGGATATTAACTCCCGAGTTGATACATTCTTGAATACGTTCTTTATTAATTATTCTACATATAAGGATTCTTTGCTTTTGGCTCACCGCGAAATGGTCGAAAGTTTATCAGTCCCTATTATCCCCATCAACACAACGGTCTCTATACTGCCATTGATTGGGTCGGTAGATGCGTTCCGCACGTCGGTTCTTGAAGAAAAAGTATTGATGGAAATTGGCAGATCCCGCATCCAGACATTGATTATGGATTTTTCCGGAATCGCCAATATGGAAGCAGAAGAAATTCATCATATTATGAAGATCATTGATGGAACAGCGATGATGGGCTGTACAACCATTATTACAGGCTTGCGTGCTGAAGTGGTACGTAAAATGATTCATTTGGGCTTATCTTTTGACCAGAAAACCAAAACGCTTGGTACATTGCAGCAAGCTTTAAAAGAATACTTAGTCCTCTAA